A segment of the Populus alba chromosome 9, ASM523922v2, whole genome shotgun sequence genome:
AACCATAAATGTGATGGACAATCTACCTTCAATTTGCGAAATCCAAACTCGGAGATAATCAGTATTCCCATGATGAACTATATTAGTTTAGtacatttatattttagatgGTTGAATAGTTGATCTAACCTTTAAACTTCTTGTGAAACTTCCTTCAGTCTCCACAAACAACCAATGTGTTTCTCCTTTTCTTGCTTGCTcgaaaaatggaaaaaacaatGTCATAGTTGCAGTTGCTTATTTAAAAGCTCTGGATAACTTAGTTAACATCTCCTAGTTCCTGTTCATGTATGTAAGATCATCCAGACAGTATATGCTTTTCTAGAGGCTCTTTCACTTCTACTCTCTATTGtctgatatattatatatttccaTTTGCTCActctttctttatgttcttggcATTATGAATTAAGTAATCATAATTCAAGATAATCATTTTCTAGCATTGATCACAATTTTGATTGTTCTGTGACTGTTGTGTCTGATGTTCTTGGTTCActtttcaaataagtatataCTGGAACTGAGTTTACCCTTGAACCAGTCTAGACAAGTATAAATCTAGACATAGTATATATCATTCAAGCTGTGCTAGGTTTAACAAGCAACTTAAACCAAAGGGAAGAAATTTTACTTTATCACGATTTATTTGGAAAGCCAGATTGTGCCTTTGAAACTGACCTTCATTTGTTAAACCATTTGCAAAAATGTGTctactaattgattttttcttcttttccagaaaatttcaggGCTTTATGCACAGGTATTTTCCACCgtcatctttttattaatttctcatGCTATGAATCCTTTTGCTTCCACTGTCAGTGATAGAAGCCATTTCTATAATTTATgtattgatataattatttctaTTCCCTTTCAGGGAAAAAACATAAGGGTGCAAGTGGGAAAGCCCTCCATTATAAGGGAATACCTTTTCACCGTATAATATCTGGCTTCATGATTCAAGGCGGTGACGTGGTTTACGGTGATGGGAGGGGAAGTGATTCTATTTATGGCAGTGTTTTTCCAGatgaaaattttaagataaaacaTTCACATGCAGGTAATTTAGTTCATATCATTATGCTGATTGCTCTTTATGGCCACCAGTCATGAATATAAATAGTTGAAGCTGCAAGTTATTCTTGAGTTTGAAGGCTTCTCATTACTATCATCATTTCTCTCACTTTGTTTGTTCCATTTCTGCAGGAGTTGTTTCCATGGTGAATTCAGGACCAAATTCCAATGGTTCTCAGTTTTTCATCACCACCATCAAGACTAGCTGGTAAGTTATTGTGAAATATAGATAATATAAGGAGCAGGCCTGGTCAAAATTGCTGGTTTCTGGCAACATAGCAAGACCTGTGTCTGACCATGTCTTGTCCATTTTAGACTATCTAGTTGTGAAGCATTTCAAGCTATGGGATAAGTTCTCTTCACCACCCACAGCAAATCTGTCTCTGAATGAAGCTAGCTGCTTCCACACTAATGCTGTTTTATCACTATGGTTTAGCTAGTTCTCCGAGGATTTGCCATTGACAAAGTAATTGTGCAGAAAGTCTgcataatgatgatgatgcatgAAACTAAATCTATGCTAGACTGATCTCTGGATGCACATGTCAACTTATGCAGGTTGGATGGAGAGCATGTTGTTTTTGGAAAGGTTATCCAAGGCATGGATATTGTTTATGCAATTGAAGGGGGAGCAGGAACCTATAGTGGAAAACCCAGAAAGAAAGTAATTATTGCCGACTCGGGAGAGATACCCAAGGACAAGTGGGATGAGGAAAGATGAAGCTCCGTTAACACCAGCAAGTTTTTGTACTCTTGAATTTGCTAATCTGTGATTAGATAATTGTTTAGTTGCATATATATTGAGCTACCACCTGTCATGTTTTGGATCCAGAGTCTTATGCTTTACTGGATATATTTCATCACTCTGTTGTATTCGATAACTGTTATTAATAgtatcatttcattttcttagcAACCATATTGATCTGTTCTCATCTCCTTTTCATTTCCAGATTATTAAAttcacttcaatttttattcaattgattACCATCTTGCAACCGTAGAGATTTGTTCTCGTGTCCTGGAGACTCCCTCAAGGTTTAATTCCTTACGGTCTTACTGATGCTTTATTTGAATGCTTAGACCCTGATAAGATAAATATAGAGAAACAGAGACCTGTTATTTCATTTCCGAACAGTGGAAATTATTCTTATTCTCTATCAGCTACATAAGCATCGGGACATGGCGACAAGGGAAAGTAGATCAgtgaaatatttatatatacaaggACGGCCGGACGGGGCCAATAAGCTTCTACCTCACATGAAGGTTAGACTTGAACATAAATAATCACAAGGACTGACAAGAAGACATGATAAATATTCAAGGTTATCTGAAAGATCTCATGGATATTGCTGTTGCTTTCGAATTTCGTGTTTGTCTACGACTTTGTGCTTGTCATGTAGAcaactttcttcttctgttttagCATTTAGGGCTATTTTGGTACCCGCATTTGCCCATCGAAGACtctgtcccccccccccccccccgtgtTATCGCCCATGACAAATTTTTATCATCtatttttcttgcaaaattCTTTCCAGTAATGCTTCTTTGGATTCGAAGCAGAAAAGTAGCAAGAACAACAAACCCATCTACCATGAAAGCAAATCCCAAGCATAATATATGTGATTTCCACACAAAAACAAGACATTATGCGGTACTGGTGTAATGTGAGCAGTATTACTAGACACAGCATAGTAGCCAAAATTGTTATAGGATGAAAGCTCTCATCTTAAATAGCTTAATCACTTACCTCCTGACAGTTGACACATAATAGTTGCCAGAAATGGACAGTAAAAAATAACTATCTGGTCACCATAGTTTAATCACTTAGGAATCTCCGATGAAGAAACTGCATGGTATTAAAATAActctttatttattgattttaaatcttTAAAGGGATAACCATATAGAatgttaaaatctttttttgttaaaataaagagttgttcatgtatatttttcaagaaatgcaTAAAATAGAGGGAagattttaactatttttttatctttaaacttcctttttttttcctccttctatataaaatataaaatgagttattaaaatgcatttttatattgaaatatcatatgaaaaaaaattatattatttaaaacactaTAATAATTTGGCTCTGTCATATTGATTTTGCCATTGCAAATGCCATCACCACCTAAAAGTCACCATCCAGATTCCAGACTGTACAGACCATATCCACCAGTCCCCCACACAATGCATACAGACAGTCAACGACAAACAAACCCAAAAAGAAGTATGCTCTCTTGCCTATCGCTACCACCACCTTAACCACCGTCCACTAACACCACCACTCCTCCTCTCTCTAATGGGTAGCAGTGAAGAAGCCAACAAACCGGCCTCACTTTATGATTCCTCTTCACAATCACAACCTCTGCTCTTGAAACCTCCTTCAATTGAAGAGCCAAACCAACCTGACGAACCTGAATCTGACCCGACCCAGTACCTCCAGATCTCCTACAATTATGGTCCTAGACCTTTTAAAGACCTTCCTTTtgtaatcttttttgtttttgttgttctttgtaCTTTTGGGTTCGGTATCTTCTCTGTTTTTCACAAAAATTCTAATTACTCCAATCTATCTTCTTATAAATATGATTTGAATTCTAATTCTTGTGTAAGAAATTCGACCTTTAATGGTTTTTACGAgtcaagatttgatttttatgcttTGAGTTCATCAGGTTCAGTTTTTTTGAAGTCTTTGATATGGACCCTCGTAGTTACTTTGATTTTGAGTGTGcccatttgttttcttttgcttctttcGCTTAAACATTACACTAAGCAGATTGTTTATGTGTCACttcctttttttgttgtcaTACCTATCTTCTTTAACGTGTACTGGTTTGTTGCTTGTACTGTTAGCTCTTCTTGCAGTGATGCATTCCCTTTAGTTTATAGGATTTTGGTCTTGGTTTTCGTGTTCTTGATTATTGGGATCATTGTGTGGATTTTTGTAGCTAATTGGCATAGAATTGAATTAACAGTGAAGATAATTGGGGTTGCCTCTGATGCTTTGTCTAAGAATTTGGGTTTGTTTGTGGTGATCCCGTTGTTAACGCTTGGATTAGTGGTTTATTATGCGCCAATAGTGGTATTTTTAGTGTTTGCGAGATTGAATGGGAAAATTGTGCCTAAGGAATCAAATGGAGAATATAAGTGTGTTTGGAAGCAGGATAGTTGGGTGCCAGCATACTACACATTGGCAATTCTTACAATGTTGTGGTCTTTGACTATTATGGTTGAAGCTCAGGTTTATGTTATAAGTGGAACTGTTGCACAGTGGTACTTCACGAAGGAGGATGCAAAACCTAGAAGAAGTATAAGAAGTTCTTTGAGGTGATCTGTTGCTACTTATTCTTTTGTTACACTTATTACGTGAACATTGCATGTGTTTTTGGAATGTGGTTTATATTACAAACGGTTCTCTTTAttctcattttgaatttttggacTCTGGGATATGCCAATAGGTTATAATTTTTTGGAATGATTCTCATTTCAAGGAGTCCTCTTAGGAGTCCTTATTGAGCCAGGCACCTGTTAGTGGTGGTTGTCAATGATTTCGATGACTTGAATGTCTTGATTGTTGATCCTGCACCTAGCTAATAGGAGTATAGGACAGCTTGAAGATTTTCTTTTGTTGGCCGGAATTCTGTACCTCCAACTAGATAAAGATTTCGCATTCCAATTAATctctataaatttataattgtttgcaATATCCTCTTATTGTCCTCAATACTAGTATCTCAGGGCACATTTCCTAACATGCTCAAGATGAAAGTTTGTTAGAGATTTATAATCATCATCATGACATGATTATTGTTTTGACCTTTGTGTTTAAAATTTTGCAGACATGCCTTTGGTCCCTCGTCAGGCACTGTATGTTTATCTGGACTGCTTATTTGTGTTGTTCGCTTTGTGCGTGCCATTGTCGATAGTGCAAGACAAGAGGATGTTCCTGGGATGGTGAACCTTGTCTTGCGGTGTTGTGTCAAAGCATTACTTTCAGCAGTAGATTTTCTTAACAAGTTCACAATCAACTTCGTGGCTATAACCGGTGAAGCCTACTGCACTTCTGCAAGGATGACATATGAACTATTAAAACGTAATCTGCTATCAGCTGTTTTTGTCGAAACCGTCTCCACTCGTTTGCTGGCTGGAATTACATTCGTACTCTCAGCAATATATGCAATTGTGGTGAGTAGTTATTCTAACCTTTTGCTCCTGTTGTATTCCAGAGTTCCTAGTTGATGGTGATTTACCATGAGTAGGTTCTGCATGTATGTCCATACCAGTAATTTACCATGTGCTTGCATGTTGAagttatcttttgttttgctgctGAAAGAAAAGGCTGACCTTTTATATCAAGATGATTTGATCTAATGGTCTaatgcaattgtttttttttttttttttttgtaattctgaATTTGTAAACAGGTCTGCGCTATCCTGAAAGGTGCAAGCAGTATGGGGGTTTATTCATACGTTGTAGCAGTTCTCGCATGGGCACTCCTGATTATTGTGCTGGGTTTCTTTGTTCATGTGCTGGACAATTTGATCGAGACTGTTTATGTATGCTATGCCATAGATAGGGATAGAGGAGAGGTTTACAGAACAGAGGTCCATGAGGTTTACAGTCAGCTGCCTATTAGTAGAAATCATAGGCCGCCTATTGCTCCCATTGCTCCTGTTGTATAACAAAATATCCTTGTCTAATCTTTCATGATTTTTGGTGTGTCATTTGTTGTCTGTATGATTTGATAACTGCCACCTGGCAGATTGTGCATAACTTCCATTTGCTATGAACTTTGTTTAA
Coding sequences within it:
- the LOC118058802 gene encoding uncharacterized protein — its product is MGSSEEANKPASLYDSSSQSQPLLLKPPSIEEPNQPDEPESDPTQYLQISYNYGPRPFKDLPFVIFFVFVVLCTFGFGIFSVFHKNSNYSNLSSYKYDLNSNSCVRNSTFNGFYESRFDFYALSSSGSVFLKSLIWTLVVTLILSVPICFLLLLSLKHYTKQIVYVSLPFFVVIPIFFNVYWFVACTVSSSCSDAFPLVYRILVLVFVFLIIGIIVWIFVANWHRIELTVKIIGVASDALSKNLGLFVVIPLLTLGLVVYYAPIVVFLVFARLNGKIVPKESNGEYKCVWKQDSWVPAYYTLAILTMLWSLTIMVEAQVYVISGTVAQWYFTKEDAKPRRSIRSSLRHAFGPSSGTVCLSGLLICVVRFVRAIVDSARQEDVPGMVNLVLRCCVKALLSAVDFLNKFTINFVAITGEAYCTSARMTYELLKRNLLSAVFVETVSTRLLAGITFVLSAIYAIVVCAILKGASSMGVYSYVVAVLAWALLIIVLGFFVHVLDNLIETVYVCYAIDRDRGEVYRTEVHEVYSQLPISRNHRPPIAPIAPVV
- the LOC118058800 gene encoding peptidyl-prolyl cis-trans isomerase CYP21-1, with the protein product MVRVFPACMFQPKCLLLFTVLVIFLIFAFTNPKQDEVKEEELDYEITHRVYLDIDIDGQRQGRIVIGLYGKVVPKTVENFRALCTGKKHKGASGKALHYKGIPFHRIISGFMIQGGDVVYGDGRGSDSIYGSVFPDENFKIKHSHAGVVSMVNSGPNSNGSQFFITTIKTSWLDGEHVVFGKVIQGMDIVYAIEGGAGTYSGKPRKKVIIADSGEIPKDKWDEER